In Paenibacillus algicola, a genomic segment contains:
- the trpA gene encoding tryptophan synthase subunit alpha, whose amino-acid sequence MNRMDEAFKKIRAAGETALIPFITVGDPNPAVTLDIISEIEAAGADIVELGVPYSDPLADGPVIQRASERALRSFVTIRTCMETALQARQAGSKLPFVLFTYYNPVLQMGLDTFIQEVVTHDISGFIIPDLPIEESEKIRSKAKAAGVHLIPLVAPTSHERIENIVRDASGFVYCVSSLGVTGERTDFYSGIEPFLNTVKQLTDIPVAIGFGISSREQVARFSEICDGVVVGSAIVRQIEAAIPLLEKAETKAQGLQQIREFVSQLKGSKVHEG is encoded by the coding sequence ATGAACCGGATGGATGAAGCATTTAAAAAAATAAGGGCGGCCGGTGAAACGGCACTGATTCCGTTCATTACCGTTGGTGATCCTAATCCGGCAGTCACGCTGGATATCATTTCCGAGATTGAGGCAGCGGGTGCCGATATTGTGGAGCTGGGAGTGCCTTATTCCGATCCTTTAGCGGACGGACCTGTCATTCAGCGCGCTTCGGAGCGTGCACTGCGCAGCTTCGTTACGATTCGGACCTGTATGGAAACCGCGCTGCAGGCAAGACAAGCGGGCAGCAAGCTGCCATTTGTTTTGTTTACGTATTATAATCCCGTGCTCCAAATGGGACTAGATACTTTTATACAAGAGGTTGTGACTCACGATATTAGCGGCTTCATTATTCCGGATTTGCCCATTGAAGAATCTGAGAAGATTCGCAGTAAGGCGAAGGCGGCAGGAGTTCATCTGATCCCGTTAGTCGCTCCAACCTCTCATGAGCGGATCGAGAATATTGTCCGTGATGCCAGCGGCTTTGTGTATTGTGTATCCTCGCTGGGCGTAACGGGTGAGCGGACGGATTTCTACAGTGGCATTGAGCCTTTCCTGAATACGGTCAAGCAGCTGACAGACATTCCGGTAGCCATCGGCTTCGGGATTTCAAGCCGCGAGCAGGTCGCCCGCTTTTCCGAGATTTGCGATGGTGTCGTCGTGGGCAGTGCTATTGTGCGACAGATCGAAGCCGCAATTCCCCTGCTTGAGAAGGCAGAGACCAAAGCGCAGGGACTGCAGCAAATCCGGGAGTTTGTATCTCAGTTAAAAGGCAGTAAAGTACACGAAGGGTGA
- a CDS encoding RNA polymerase sigma factor, protein MTDSQLIMEIKQGNVELYSELMRRYQRKIMAFVYHMLKSSGMELMAEDICSETFYKAFRSLHSFREVDASFSTWLYTIARNTVLSELRKQRGANLPLEESGIIPIAPPEVAPEQAILRNEKVRMVREAINNLPEKQRSALILREYDQLDYQEIADILGQSVSSVKSLLFRARSSVKLQLEPYFAEQVFEGIEWMTGR, encoded by the coding sequence ATGACCGATTCCCAACTTATTATGGAAATTAAGCAAGGCAATGTAGAGCTGTATTCGGAATTAATGCGAAGATATCAACGTAAAATTATGGCTTTTGTTTATCATATGCTGAAGAGCTCTGGCATGGAGCTGATGGCCGAGGATATTTGCTCCGAAACCTTTTATAAAGCATTTCGCAGTCTTCATTCCTTCCGTGAGGTGGATGCCTCCTTCTCAACATGGCTGTATACCATTGCGCGGAATACGGTTCTTAGCGAGCTGCGCAAGCAGCGGGGGGCTAATCTGCCTCTTGAAGAGAGCGGAATTATTCCGATTGCACCGCCAGAGGTGGCCCCGGAGCAGGCTATTTTGCGGAACGAGAAGGTAAGGATGGTCCGCGAGGCTATTAATAATTTGCCAGAGAAGCAGCGTTCGGCGCTGATTCTAAGAGAGTACGACCAGCTGGATTACCAGGAGATTGCCGATATTCTAGGACAGAGCGTCAGCTCTGTAAAATCGTTGTTGTTCAGGGCCCGCAGCAGTGTGAAGCTTCAGCTGGAGCCTTATTTTGCAGAGCAAGTATTTGAAGGCATAGAATGGATGACAGGCAGATGA
- the ltrA gene encoding group II intron reverse transcriptase/maturase has product MNAKRLTTPKENVQQLQEKLGHAAKENKKRRFHALYDKVYRIDILWEAWRRVRANKGSAGIDGETLADIEKQGETCFVHECQRLLKEGEYHPQPVRRYYIPKKDGKKRPLGIPTVRDRVIQMAAKLVMEPIFEADFQETSFGFRPKRSAKQALDRIRKACNRKGNWVVDVDIQGYFDNINQEKLIKLVEMRISDRRILKLLRKWLSAGVMEEGNVRRSDLGTPQGGVISPLLANIYLNYFDLLWERHGSKMGELTRYADDLVVICKTKKDADRAYELIRVIMDRLELTLHPTKTRIVGLWTGEEGFDFLGMHHRKTKAETSKGKVYYTTQQWLCRKAEERIREVVKERLAPPNMRHKTFQDHLEYLNPKIQGWRNYYYTAYSQKKMAKLDWYILQRLAKWVAKKRQRTRWMSSLREVKALSSQCGLKTLL; this is encoded by the coding sequence GTGAATGCCAAACGGCTAACAACACCAAAGGAAAACGTTCAACAACTCCAAGAGAAACTAGGTCATGCGGCCAAGGAAAACAAGAAGCGAAGGTTTCACGCGTTGTACGACAAGGTCTATCGAATAGACATCCTGTGGGAGGCATGGCGAAGAGTACGAGCTAATAAGGGTTCAGCTGGAATCGACGGAGAAACATTGGCAGATATCGAAAAACAAGGAGAAACATGCTTTGTACACGAATGTCAACGGCTTCTTAAAGAAGGCGAGTATCATCCGCAACCCGTAAGGCGCTACTACATTCCGAAGAAGGATGGCAAAAAGCGACCGCTCGGCATTCCCACAGTGAGAGACCGCGTCATCCAGATGGCAGCGAAACTCGTCATGGAACCGATCTTCGAGGCGGATTTTCAGGAAACGTCATTCGGATTCAGGCCAAAACGAAGTGCAAAGCAAGCGTTAGATCGCATTCGGAAAGCATGTAACCGCAAAGGAAATTGGGTGGTCGACGTCGACATCCAAGGGTACTTCGACAACATTAATCAGGAGAAACTCATTAAGCTGGTAGAAATGCGAATCAGCGATAGACGAATTCTGAAGCTGTTGAGGAAGTGGCTAAGTGCGGGTGTCATGGAGGAAGGCAATGTCAGACGCTCAGATTTGGGTACACCACAAGGTGGGGTCATTTCACCACTGCTAGCGAATATCTACCTGAATTACTTTGATCTCCTGTGGGAACGGCATGGCAGTAAAATGGGGGAACTCACACGTTACGCGGACGATCTGGTGGTCATCTGCAAAACAAAGAAGGATGCAGATCGGGCGTACGAACTCATTAGAGTTATTATGGACCGCCTAGAGCTAACGTTACATCCAACCAAGACACGCATCGTTGGACTATGGACAGGAGAAGAAGGCTTTGATTTTCTAGGCATGCACCATCGAAAGACGAAAGCCGAGACATCCAAAGGCAAAGTATACTATACGACCCAGCAGTGGCTGTGTCGCAAGGCGGAAGAGCGAATCCGAGAGGTCGTGAAGGAGCGACTTGCTCCGCCAAATATGCGTCACAAGACCTTTCAGGACCACCTGGAATACTTAAACCCTAAAATACAGGGGTGGCGCAACTACTACTACACAGCTTACAGCCAAAAGAAGATGGCGAAACTGGACTGGTACATCCTCCAGCGACTAGCCAAATGGGTTGCCAAGAAACGTCAACGCACGCGATGGATGAGCTCATTACGCGAAGTGAAAGCACTGTCCTCACAATGTGGACTTAAAACGCTCTTGTGA
- a CDS encoding prephenate dehydrogenase, translated as MSNDQDINISIFGVGLIGGSLAMCFKGKPGLTVTGFSHDESYAEQVAARGVVDKVTLSIEEAAQDADYIFLCVPVGRLEEYVTRLSQMALKPGCIITDVGSTKSSIADCARRLQFQEACFIGGHPMAGSERAGVGAASSLLFENAYYVLTPPPETPEDQVRSLADLLSHTRAHVVQVDPEQHDQIVGAISHLPHIIAVALVNQISQYNDSNPLYQLLAAGGFRDVTRIAASDPVVWRDILVNNRKVLLPLLQDWNQEIQKFVSMLEREDGVGIQDAFQKAGAFRNELPERRKGMIVSRYDIYLDVPDHPGIIAKITSELGHNQVNLSNIQIIESREDVPGVMRLSFRNVKEQEKAMELLQSKGYTVYL; from the coding sequence ATGTCCAATGATCAAGACATAAATATTTCAATATTCGGTGTTGGCCTGATCGGCGGCTCGCTTGCCATGTGCTTCAAAGGAAAGCCTGGCCTTACGGTGACAGGCTTTAGCCATGATGAGAGCTATGCCGAGCAGGTTGCTGCCAGAGGCGTCGTTGACAAGGTGACGCTATCCATAGAGGAAGCAGCTCAGGATGCCGATTATATTTTTCTATGTGTCCCGGTGGGCCGCCTCGAGGAGTATGTTACCCGACTAAGCCAGATGGCCCTGAAGCCGGGATGTATTATTACCGATGTAGGCAGTACGAAATCCAGCATTGCCGATTGTGCACGGAGATTGCAATTTCAAGAGGCCTGCTTTATTGGAGGACATCCCATGGCCGGCTCGGAAAGGGCTGGCGTAGGTGCCGCCTCTTCCTTGCTGTTCGAGAATGCCTATTACGTGCTGACGCCGCCTCCGGAAACGCCGGAGGATCAGGTTCGCTCTCTTGCCGATCTGCTCTCCCATACTCGGGCTCATGTCGTACAGGTCGATCCTGAGCAGCATGATCAGATTGTAGGCGCCATCAGCCATCTTCCTCATATTATTGCGGTGGCCCTGGTCAACCAGATTAGTCAGTACAATGACAGCAATCCACTTTACCAGCTGCTTGCGGCTGGAGGGTTTAGAGATGTGACCCGCATTGCGGCCAGCGATCCTGTGGTATGGAGAGACATTCTGGTCAATAACCGAAAGGTGCTGCTGCCGCTTCTGCAGGACTGGAATCAGGAAATACAGAAGTTTGTGTCTATGCTGGAGCGGGAGGATGGAGTCGGCATTCAGGATGCCTTTCAGAAAGCCGGCGCCTTCCGCAATGAGCTGCCGGAACGCAGAAAAGGCATGATCGTCTCCCGGTACGACATTTATCTGGATGTTCCCGATCATCCCGGCATCATTGCAAAGATTACTTCCGAGCTTGGACATAATCAGGTTAACCTCAGTAACATCCAGATTATTGAGAGTCGGGAGGACGTCCCCGGGGTTATGCGGCTGTCCTTCCGCAATGTAAAAGAGCAGGAAAAGGCCATGGAGCTGCTGCAGTCCAAAGGCTACACCGTATACTTATAG
- the hisC gene encoding histidinol-phosphate transaminase → MKPKSNIVNLPVYQPGKPIEEVKRELGLDEVIKLASNENPYGCSPKAKEAIITELSNVSVYPDGGAAELTTALSEYLGVAKSSLIFGCGSDEVIALITRAFLVPGDETIMADQTFSVYKSNADIEGALSIEVPLKNGVHDLDGMLAAVTDKTKIIWVCNPNNPTGTIVAERDLISFMDAVPSSVMVVLDEAYYEFVTDESYPQGVPLMEKYSNLVILRTFSKIYGLASLRIGYGIAQPEVITLINQVREPFNTNRSAQAAAKAAIGDQGFIEECCRLNAEGRDFLQKEFDRLGLSYFPSQGNFVMVDVKTSGKDVFDKLLRQGIIVRPGFAHYPTYIRVSVGTPEQNQAFASVLEEVLREIQAPA, encoded by the coding sequence ATGAAGCCTAAATCAAACATAGTCAATCTGCCGGTCTACCAGCCGGGTAAGCCGATTGAAGAGGTGAAGCGCGAGCTGGGACTGGACGAAGTCATCAAGCTGGCCTCTAACGAAAATCCATATGGCTGCTCACCGAAAGCGAAAGAAGCGATCATTACTGAGTTATCCAATGTCAGTGTGTATCCGGACGGCGGCGCAGCGGAGCTGACCACAGCGCTATCGGAATATCTTGGGGTTGCCAAATCCTCGTTGATTTTTGGCTGCGGCTCGGATGAAGTTATCGCGCTCATTACCCGGGCATTTCTCGTTCCCGGTGACGAGACCATTATGGCCGACCAGACGTTCTCGGTATATAAGAGCAATGCCGACATTGAAGGTGCACTCAGCATTGAAGTGCCGCTGAAGAATGGTGTTCACGATCTGGATGGCATGCTGGCCGCCGTCACGGACAAGACCAAGATTATCTGGGTGTGTAACCCGAACAATCCGACCGGAACCATTGTGGCAGAACGTGACCTGATCTCATTTATGGACGCGGTGCCGTCCAGTGTTATGGTTGTGCTGGACGAAGCTTATTATGAGTTTGTGACAGATGAGAGCTATCCACAGGGCGTTCCGCTGATGGAGAAATACAGCAATCTGGTGATTCTTCGCACCTTCTCCAAGATTTACGGCTTGGCCTCCCTGCGTATCGGGTATGGGATTGCTCAGCCGGAGGTCATAACGCTGATCAACCAGGTGCGGGAGCCGTTTAATACGAATCGTTCGGCGCAGGCTGCAGCGAAAGCAGCGATTGGAGATCAAGGCTTTATTGAAGAATGCTGCAGGCTGAATGCAGAAGGACGGGACTTTTTGCAAAAAGAATTTGACCGTCTCGGCTTGAGCTATTTCCCGTCACAAGGCAATTTTGTAATGGTTGATGTCAAGACCTCGGGCAAAGATGTGTTCGACAAGCTGCTGAGACAAGGGATTATCGTACGTCCCGGCTTTGCACACTACCCGACATATATCCGGGTCAGTGTGGGAACACCGGAGCAAAATCAGGCATTTGCCTCCGTCCTGGAAGAAGTGCTGCGCGAGATCCAAGCACCTGCCTAG